The nucleotide sequence AAAAAAACATTTTTAAGCCTTATTTTCTTTAAAAAATATTTTTAAAAGAGGATTTTTACTTTCCTTAAAAAAGTTTTTTGGATCTTTTTTAAGTTTTTTCTTGTCTAAAAGTAATGTCATTTCATACCTTTTTTATTTTATTAATGAGAAGTTTAAGCGAGATTAATTTTTTTTGTATTGAAAATATAATTTTTCAAACTATATTTAGCGTATCGTTTTGATAATGCCATTTAAATTTTTCATTTATTAGTTTTAAGAAAATAAAATTTCTATCATCATTAATACTTTACAAGGTTTCAAAGTTGTAGATTTAAAAAAATGATATTTTAAGCTTTATTTTTGTAAAATCACACTTGCTATTTTTGGAAGTAGCGGTTATGAAGTTGGGTTAGACTCCAAGAGAACTTGATGCAAGTTCTTAGAAGTTTTTTGTGGATTTGAAATTTTAAGCTTTATAGTTTAGAAATATAGTTTGAAAAATTATATTTTCAATACAAAATAAAATTTGAGGCAATTTATCGATGAAAAGAGTTCTTTTCGTGTTTGGAACTAGACCAGAAGCTATCAAAATAGCTCCTTTGATTCATAAATTTAAAAACGATCAAGCATTTGTTACGAAAATTTGTGTAAGTGCTCAGCATAGGCAAATGCTTGATCAAATTCTTTCTATTTTTAAAATTGTTCCTGATTATGATTTAAATGCTATGAAGCCAAATCAAACGCTTTTTGATCTTAGTTCTTTTATTTTGTCCAAATTAAATGATGTGCTTGATGATTTTAATCCTGATTTGGTTTTTGTGCATGGCGACACAACAACAGCCATGATAGCTAGTATGGCTGCTTTTTATAAGCAAATAAAAATCGCCCATGTTGAAGCGGGTTTGAGGACAAATAAGCTTTATTCTCCTTTTCCAGAAGAAGCAAATAGACAGATTATAGGGGTTTTAGCAAATTATCATTTTGTCCCAACTCAAAATGCCAAAGAAAATTTGCTCAAAGAAAACAAAAACCCGGAAAATATCATTGTCGTTGGAAATACGGTAATTGATTCTTTGCTTTTCATGAAAGAAGAGCTAGAAAAAAACTCCATTTTAAAAGAACAAATACTCAAAGAGCTTGCAAGGTATTATCATTTTAATGAAGAAAGAAAAATTATACTCGTAACAGGACATAGAAGAGAAAATTTTGGACAAGGCTTTCAAGATCTTTGCAAAGCTTTAAAACAGCTTGCCTTGAATAATGAAAATGTAGATATCATTTATCCTGTACATCTTAATCCTAATGTTCATGAGGTTGTAAATGCTATGTTAAAGGACATAAAAAATGTTTTTTTAATTCCTCCTCTTAGGTATGAAGAATTTGTATATCTCATGGATAAGTCATATTTTATTATCACTGATTCAGGGGGTATTCAAGAAGAAGCCCCAAGTCTTTCAAAGCCTATACTTGTAACAAGAAATGATACAGAACGCCCAGAAGCCGTGCAGGCTGGATCTGCAAAGCTTGTAGGAACTGATACTCAAAAGATCGTTCAAGAAGCTCAAAGACTTCTTGAAGATACAAAAGAATATGAGAAGATGTCTAAAAATGTTAATCCTTACGGCGATGGCAAGGCTAGTGAAA is from Campylobacter sp. MIT 99-7217 and encodes:
- the wecB gene encoding non-hydrolyzing UDP-N-acetylglucosamine 2-epimerase — its product is MKRVLFVFGTRPEAIKIAPLIHKFKNDQAFVTKICVSAQHRQMLDQILSIFKIVPDYDLNAMKPNQTLFDLSSFILSKLNDVLDDFNPDLVFVHGDTTTAMIASMAAFYKQIKIAHVEAGLRTNKLYSPFPEEANRQIIGVLANYHFVPTQNAKENLLKENKNPENIIVVGNTVIDSLLFMKEELEKNSILKEQILKELARYYHFNEERKIILVTGHRRENFGQGFQDLCKALKQLALNNENVDIIYPVHLNPNVHEVVNAMLKDIKNVFLIPPLRYEEFVYLMDKSYFIITDSGGIQEEAPSLSKPILVTRNDTERPEAVQAGSAKLVGTDTQKIVQEAQRLLEDTKEYEKMSKNVNPYGDGKASEKILEYLKQKG